GATAGTACATTTACCACAAAAGAAAATCTACCAGTAATGCATTTACTAGATGAGCTTAATACCATTTCTCTTTTCGAAAAAAATCGTATTATTTTTTACGATTCTATTCAATCTATTAAGAAAGAGGATTTAAACAGCTTAACTCGCTATTTTGCAAATCCTACAAGCTCTACGTATATATTACTAGGAATCTCTCATGCAAAGATGGCACAGGAAATATATATGGAAGGGAAAAAGCACCTTATTTCCTGCGACTTTACAGAAGAAAAACCCTGGGATCGTAAAGAGAGACTAAAAAATTACCTAAGGCGGTTTGTTACATCTCGGAAAAAGAAATGTTCTTTGTCCTTAATAGAGCAGTTATTGGAAAAAAGAGGGATGGATCTTGCTATTTTAGAACAGGACCTTGAAAAGATCATTACTTTTATTGGAGAGCGTTTAAACATCGAAGAGCTGGATTTAGCAGCTATTTGCAATGATCAAAAATTAGCAAATCTATGGCAACTCTCAGATGCAATCCTATTTTCTAAGCAAAAAATCTCTCTGGATTCTGAAATAGATATCTCATGTTTGCTCTCTTTAATCGGACAGATGCGTCTTCAACTACAACGTAGTTTAGAAATACGCATTTTGTTAGAAAAAAAAATGTCTCATGCAGAGATTTGCTTGAAGTTTCCCACGATAAAAAAAAATCCACTAGAAAAGTTATTTTCCTTTGCACAAGAAAGACAGGAAAAATGGCTGATACAAGCTTTGCATCATCTCTTTCAGATAGAGATGTTGGCAAAAAATAGCGCTGCTACCCCTGCTGTTTTATTGCATATGTTAAACTGCCAATTATCTAATTTTTAAAATTATGCCTACTTTGTATCTTTTGCCTAATTTATTAGATCACTCCCAAGATCACCATGTTTTTTTCTCGAGTACAGTTGACACTATCGTACCAACTCTTGGCGGGCTTATTGCAGAAACAGAAAAAGAAGCAAGGCGTTATTTAAAAAGATTTTTATTTCCAGAGCCTAAAACTTTTTGCGATGTTCCTATCCTGCTTTTAAATGAACACACTACAGCTCTGCAAAAAGAGGAGCTTATTGAAACCGTTGCAAAAAGCCATGCTCCCTGGGGGCTTATTTCAGATTGCGGGCTTGCTTGTCTTGCAGACCCTGGTGCAGATATAGTCCTGCTAGCAAAGCAAAGGGGGATTCAAATACAGGCATGTGTTGGTCCTTCAAGCATAGTTTTAGCTTTGATGCTATCAGGACTTGGGGGGCAGAGATTTATTTTCCATGGCTATCTGCCAAGAGAAGAAAAGTTGCTTGAGGAAAAGTTAAAGCAAATGACTGCAAATCCTCAAAAAGACTATACCCATCTGTTTATTGAAACCCCTTATCGCAATCAAAAACTTTTTAACCAACTCTGTACAACGCTTTCTAATCAAAGCTGGTTGTCAATTGCTTGTGGGCTTACTTCTGATCAAGAATGGGTGAAAACAAAGAGAATTGCCCAATGGAAAAAAGAGCAGCCTGTGTTTGATAAACTTCTGGCTGTCTTTGTTGTAAAAAATAATTAGTTAAAGGAAGGAGGGTTTATTTTTTTTATATATTGGTTCCGATTCAATCGCATAGAAAAATATAGGATTAACGACAAGTTTCAAGTCGTTGACTTGAACCCCATTAAGCTAGCCGTTTGAATTGGCACTACTATATACTCTAGAAAGTTGAAGCCTGGAGTGGATTGAGCTCGATTTTTTGAAAGTTATCATTAAAATAACACAAACGCGATTCCTTTTATTAACATCTCTTGTCTTTCTGACAAGCATTTCCAAATATTGTCTCTGCTCTTTACCCTTATTTCCTAGCCATTCTCCTGCAGATAATCAGAAGATTTTAAACAGGCTCTAAAACACTTCTGTATACATGCCATAATTGCACACAAGGAAGGGGTTGCTCCTTAAACGGAGTAGGATAAACTCTCCAATATAAACGAGATTTTTTCAAATCTCAAAACCGCTCATTAAAGAGCAAAAAAATGAGGAGCAACCCATGAAGCATTATATTGGATTAGATGTATCAATGAAAAGAACTTTTATCTGTGTATTAAATGAACAAGGTAAGATTGTCCATGAAGGTTCAGAAAAAACAGATCCTGATTTACTAGCAGATTATTTTTCCAAAAGAGATTTTCAAGAAATCGTTGTTGGCTTTGAAAGTGGATGTTTATCTCATTAACCTAGCAGTAAAGAAACCATAGCTGATGGCGTGTAATATATTCCAAAGCGGTCTTTGGCAAAATTAATCACTTGTTTAGCCGAATGGGGTGCTTCTTCTTTTACATAGATTTTTAGTTGCTCAAGCTGTTTTTGACTGAGCCAGCAAACCTTTCCTGTATAGTTCAAAGTTCTATTCGTAAAGCCCAGACCATTGATGATCATAGCCACCGCTGCTATTCCTGGACTAACTTTCCTTTGAGGGCCTGATGGCAGACGATTATCAATCCTTTCAGCAATTTTTAAGTCCTGACAAATGGCAACCACTAAGCCATGATGGCCCATTACTGTCGTTTGAATTTCTCCTTCTGAAACCTCTACCATACCGCATCTCTTTTTCCAAAAATATACGCTAGGGGTAGGAATGTAGGAGAGATCTATTCAAATTAAGAGTTTTAGTATATAAATATTTTTATAAAAAGAATAACCCCTTCTTGCAAGATAGAGCAGTTTTTTCAAAAAAACCCAGTTATGCAATTTTTAATTTGAAATCAAACCAATATAGCTGTTTTTTAATTAGATTGATTTTGTAATATATAATAATAATTTTATTTGAGTATTAATGTAATATTAACAATTCTTGTCTAAATAAAATGTTTTAATAGTATGTTTTATTATTATTATGTATAATAAAGTCAGATGTCTAATTTCTTGTTAATGTTTGAATTGTCTATAAAAATATAAAAAAACATTTAATCTTCCTTAGAAGGAAGGGGTAATACAAAATGGACAAGACAGATCATCAACTCAGAGCTCGATTGGCAAGATTAGAAAGTCAGGTTGATCAGCTTGAAACAGAGTATACTCAAATTAATGAGATGCTTATACGTTGCGGATTTCTAGAAGGAATAAGCACTTTAAAATTTGCTATGGAAGAACTTTTAGTAGAATATCCAGACGAGAGTTCTTTAAATTAAGCTTTTTTATTTACTTCATTTTAAGGGAAGATTTCTCTTCCCTTAATTTCTTTACAAACTTTTAGTGCCTATGCTATACTTTTTTTCTTAACAGTGAAAGGAAAAAATGGCTAAATTGCTTTTGGAAAATACAAACGAGGAAAAAATTCTTGAAGATGGGTCATCTATTCAAGAAGCATGCGAGGACGCAGGAGTTCCTTTT
This is a stretch of genomic DNA from Candidatus Rhabdochlamydia oedothoracis. It encodes these proteins:
- the holA gene encoding DNA polymerase III subunit delta encodes the protein MKFSRATAFEKHLLEAKKEHLAPVYLLAIPDAYERKRMAEQVAARIDFFYPDSTFTTKENLPVMHLLDELNTISLFEKNRIIFYDSIQSIKKEDLNSLTRYFANPTSSTYILLGISHAKMAQEIYMEGKKHLISCDFTEEKPWDRKERLKNYLRRFVTSRKKKCSLSLIEQLLEKRGMDLAILEQDLEKIITFIGERLNIEELDLAAICNDQKLANLWQLSDAILFSKQKISLDSEIDISCLLSLIGQMRLQLQRSLEIRILLEKKMSHAEICLKFPTIKKNPLEKLFSFAQERQEKWLIQALHHLFQIEMLAKNSAATPAVLLHMLNCQLSNF
- a CDS encoding SAM-dependent methyltransferase — encoded protein: MPNLLDHSQDHHVFFSSTVDTIVPTLGGLIAETEKEARRYLKRFLFPEPKTFCDVPILLLNEHTTALQKEELIETVAKSHAPWGLISDCGLACLADPGADIVLLAKQRGIQIQACVGPSSIVLALMLSGLGGQRFIFHGYLPREEKLLEEKLKQMTANPQKDYTHLFIETPYRNQKLFNQLCTTLSNQSWLSIACGLTSDQEWVKTKRIAQWKKEQPVFDKLLAVFVVKNN
- a CDS encoding DUF4277 domain-containing protein — translated: MVEVSEGEIQTTVMGHHGLVVAICQDLKIAERIDNRLPSGPQRKVSPGIAAVAMIINGLGFTNRTLNYTGKVCWLSQKQLEQLKIYVKEEAPHSAKQVINFAKDRFGIYYTPSAMVSLLLG